The following proteins come from a genomic window of Chloracidobacterium sp.:
- the gcvPB gene encoding aminomethyl-transferring glycine dehydrogenase subunit GcvPB — protein MSITKVTQHPTQNEGLIFERSQTGRVGYRLPKLDVESIELDSIIPAALRRNDGLEGVPEVSEVDVIRHFTRISTWNYSIDLGLYPLGSCTMKYNSRLNEKTARIPGFTNLHPLAPEEESQGALELIYRLQEDLAEITGLPGVSLQPAAGAQGEMTGVMLIRAFLDKRDGEASHDRRVILVPDSAHGTNPASAALAGFTVKTINSTAEGLTDMQHLRQLCDEGGVAGLMLTNPNTVGIFERNIKEICEVIHNAGGLVYMDGANMNALVGVARPGDMGVDVIHLNLHKTFSTPHGGGGPGCGPCCCTAELAEFLPVPRIEKTGDRYHLNYDLPNSIGRVKAFFGNFGMMVRALSYIYTHGAEGLREATEAAVLNARYLADKLKDTFHKPYDSDCMHEVIFSHKNQTASGVHTLDIAKRLIDYGFHPPTIYFPLVVEGAMLVEPTESVGRADMDAFIDAMKNIDRESREDPQLVINAPHSTRIGRLDEAAAARKPVLRWKPEGDASAKSA, from the coding sequence ATGTCAATTACGAAAGTCACACAGCATCCTACACAGAACGAGGGACTGATCTTTGAACGTTCGCAGACCGGACGCGTGGGTTATCGCCTCCCGAAGCTCGACGTCGAAAGCATCGAACTCGATTCGATAATCCCGGCTGCACTTCGGCGGAACGATGGGCTCGAAGGCGTCCCTGAGGTCTCAGAGGTCGACGTCATCCGCCATTTCACTCGGATCTCGACGTGGAACTACTCCATCGACCTCGGGTTGTATCCGCTCGGTTCTTGCACGATGAAGTACAATTCGCGGCTAAATGAGAAAACAGCCAGAATTCCCGGTTTCACAAATCTTCATCCGCTCGCACCGGAAGAAGAATCCCAGGGCGCACTTGAGCTAATCTATCGCCTTCAGGAAGACCTCGCTGAGATCACCGGCTTGCCTGGTGTTTCGCTGCAGCCGGCCGCCGGTGCACAGGGCGAAATGACAGGCGTGATGCTAATTCGTGCATTTCTGGACAAACGCGACGGCGAAGCCTCGCATGATCGCCGCGTGATCCTCGTGCCGGATTCGGCTCATGGAACAAATCCGGCATCGGCTGCTCTGGCCGGCTTTACGGTCAAGACGATCAATTCCACGGCCGAAGGCCTGACCGACATGCAGCACCTCCGCCAGCTTTGCGACGAAGGTGGAGTTGCAGGCTTGATGCTCACAAATCCGAACACGGTCGGCATTTTCGAACGCAACATAAAAGAGATCTGTGAAGTCATCCACAATGCAGGCGGCCTGGTCTATATGGACGGCGCGAATATGAACGCTCTCGTCGGCGTTGCGCGGCCGGGCGACATGGGCGTCGATGTTATACATCTTAATTTGCATAAGACCTTCTCAACTCCCCATGGTGGAGGCGGTCCCGGCTGCGGGCCGTGCTGCTGTACGGCTGAACTTGCTGAGTTCCTTCCGGTTCCGCGAATCGAAAAGACCGGCGATCGTTATCATCTGAACTATGATCTGCCGAATTCGATCGGGCGGGTAAAGGCTTTCTTTGGTAATTTCGGGATGATGGTTCGTGCCCTCTCATACATCTACACCCATGGTGCTGAAGGCCTTCGAGAGGCGACCGAGGCTGCCGTCCTGAATGCACGTTATCTGGCCGACAAGCTGAAAGATACGTTTCATAAGCCCTACGATTCCGATTGTATGCACGAGGTGATCTTCTCGCATAAGAATCAGACCGCCTCCGGCGTTCATACTCTCGATATCGCCAAACGGCTCATCGATTACGGTTTTCATCCCCCGACAATTTACTTCCCTCTTGTTGTTGAGGGCGCGATGCTCGTCGAGCCGACCGAATCAGTAGGCCGCGCAGATATGGATGCATTCATCGATGCGATGAAGAACATCGATCGTGAATCGCGTGAAGATCCGCAGTTGG
- the gcvH gene encoding glycine cleavage system protein GcvH, which yields MSNIPESLRYSKDHEWVSVEGDVASIGITDYAQASLGDVVYVDLPRVGDKFATHEAFGSVESVKAVSEIFTPIAGEVVEVNDSLNDTPEKVNGDPYGEAWFIKVKMDNAGEADGLLSAEEYEEYLSSQG from the coding sequence ATGTCAAATATCCCCGAAAGTTTACGTTACAGCAAAGACCATGAATGGGTCTCGGTCGAAGGCGATGTTGCAAGCATCGGTATCACAGATTATGCGCAGGCATCATTGGGCGATGTGGTTTACGTCGACCTCCCGCGTGTCGGCGATAAGTTCGCAACGCACGAGGCCTTCGGGTCGGTAGAATCGGTCAAGGCGGTGTCCGAGATCTTCACGCCGATCGCCGGCGAGGTCGTTGAAGTGAACGATTCGCTTAACGACACCCCGGAAAAGGTAAATGGCGACCCTTACGGCGAAGCCTGGTTCATCAAGGTCAAGATGGACAATGCAGGTGAGGCTGACGGACTTCTATCAGCTGAAGAATACGAAGAATATTTGTCGAGCCAGGGCTAG
- the gcvT gene encoding glycine cleavage system aminomethyltransferase GcvT — translation MSDENLKKTPLNSVHRELGGKMVDFGGWDMPVQYKAGVIEEHMATRTRAGLFDVSHMGEIWVDGRDAISFVNRITTNDVAKLIDGQAHYSALTNEKGGVVDDLLVYRFSGERLLLVVNAGTTEKDWAWITDQKKDDSVELKNASSEYCQIAIQGPKAIAILQQLTQTELEAIKYYHFAEGKVDGVDSIISRTGYTGEDGFEVYAAAEFAVRLWNKLLATGEPFGILPCGLAARNTLRLESAMSLYGHELGDDISPLEANLGWITKLDKGAFIGSDVLKEQKAAGIKRKLAGFEMTEPGIGRDGFDIYIGEEKVGVVTSGSPAPFLKKNIGLAFLPLEFANVGQELKIDIRGKKTSARVVPTPFYKRQK, via the coding sequence ATGTCAGACGAAAACTTGAAAAAGACGCCGCTTAACAGCGTTCATCGCGAACTCGGCGGGAAAATGGTCGACTTTGGCGGTTGGGATATGCCCGTCCAATATAAGGCGGGTGTGATCGAGGAACACATGGCGACGCGGACCCGAGCCGGCCTCTTTGATGTTTCTCACATGGGCGAGATCTGGGTTGATGGTCGGGATGCAATATCGTTCGTAAATCGCATTACGACAAATGATGTCGCGAAGCTGATCGATGGACAGGCGCATTATTCTGCGTTGACCAACGAAAAAGGCGGCGTTGTTGACGACTTGCTCGTATACCGATTTAGCGGCGAACGATTGTTGTTGGTCGTCAACGCCGGCACCACTGAAAAAGATTGGGCGTGGATCACAGACCAGAAGAAAGACGACAGTGTTGAATTGAAAAACGCTTCGTCAGAATATTGTCAGATCGCGATACAAGGGCCGAAAGCGATAGCGATCCTTCAACAGCTCACCCAGACCGAACTCGAAGCGATCAAATATTATCATTTTGCCGAAGGCAAGGTCGACGGCGTTGATTCGATCATCTCTCGGACCGGTTACACAGGCGAGGATGGATTCGAGGTGTATGCGGCAGCCGAATTTGCGGTTCGGTTGTGGAACAAATTGCTTGCGACCGGCGAGCCGTTCGGCATACTTCCCTGCGGTCTCGCGGCACGAAACACTCTAAGGTTGGAATCGGCGATGTCGTTATATGGCCACGAACTCGGAGACGACATCTCTCCGCTTGAAGCTAACCTCGGCTGGATCACGAAATTGGATAAAGGCGCTTTCATCGGCAGCGATGTTCTCAAGGAACAAAAGGCGGCCGGGATCAAGCGCAAACTGGCCGGTTTCGAGATGACCGAGCCCGGCATCGGGCGCGACGGGTTTGATATATACATTGGCGAGGAAAAGGTTGGTGTCGTCACCTCAGGTTCGCCTGCCCCGTTCCTTAAGAAGAACATCGGCCTTGCTTTCCTGCCCCTTGAATTTGCAAATGTCGGGCAAGAACTTAAAATCGATATCAGAGGAAAGAAAACTAGTGCCCGAGTCGTGCCGACGCCGTTCTATAAGCGTCAAAAATAG
- the gcvPA gene encoding aminomethyl-transferring glycine dehydrogenase subunit GcvPA has protein sequence MRYIPNSPEERAEMQAQLGIADANDLFRSIPSDVRLDRNLKITDPLAEPEVIAAMEEMAAKNTGATKPSFLGAGTYSHYSPTIVDHLIQRSEFFTSYTPYQPEISQGTLQYIFEFQTLICQLTGMEVANASMYDGSTAMAEAYVMAQRVTKRDKIVVATSVHPEYREVASTYTQHGDTSIVEAPFDSSTGRFTDTSALDDKTAALVVQSPNFFGCVEDLASLADAAHAVGALFVVVVTEAISFGMLKSPGSCGADIVVGEGQSFGIPMSFGGPHVGLFATQDKFVRQMPGRLCGVAYDKNGNRGFVLTLSTREQHIRREKATSNICTNQGLIALAATIYMEAMGKKGLQEVAEQNAQKAAYARKKIAEIDGYDIAFSAPTFNEFVVRGPKPAAELLGSIRQNGIIGGLALSKYYTGHENDFLVCVTETSKREQIDRFVALLS, from the coding sequence ATGAGATATATTCCAAACTCGCCCGAAGAAAGGGCGGAAATGCAGGCACAACTCGGGATAGCAGATGCTAACGATCTGTTTCGCTCTATCCCTTCTGACGTTCGACTTGACCGCAACCTGAAGATCACCGATCCGCTTGCAGAACCTGAGGTCATCGCTGCGATGGAAGAAATGGCTGCGAAGAACACAGGCGCCACCAAGCCATCGTTTCTTGGTGCCGGCACCTATTCTCATTATTCGCCGACTATCGTAGATCATCTGATCCAGCGATCGGAGTTCTTCACATCCTACACGCCGTATCAGCCCGAGATATCGCAAGGAACTCTTCAGTACATCTTTGAATTTCAAACTCTGATCTGCCAATTGACGGGGATGGAGGTTGCCAACGCATCAATGTACGATGGTTCGACCGCGATGGCCGAGGCTTACGTGATGGCGCAGCGCGTCACCAAACGCGACAAGATCGTCGTTGCAACATCAGTTCACCCAGAATATCGCGAGGTCGCTAGCACCTACACGCAGCATGGCGATACGAGTATCGTCGAGGCACCCTTTGATAGTTCGACCGGACGATTCACAGATACATCGGCTCTTGATGATAAGACCGCCGCACTTGTGGTCCAATCGCCCAATTTCTTCGGCTGTGTCGAAGACCTCGCTTCGTTGGCCGACGCTGCTCATGCGGTCGGGGCCTTGTTTGTGGTCGTTGTCACAGAGGCCATCTCGTTCGGAATGCTCAAGTCGCCGGGAAGCTGCGGTGCAGACATTGTCGTCGGCGAAGGACAGAGCTTTGGGATACCGATGAGCTTTGGCGGCCCGCACGTCGGCCTGTTTGCAACGCAGGATAAATTTGTACGCCAAATGCCCGGACGTCTTTGTGGTGTCGCATACGACAAGAATGGCAATCGCGGCTTCGTGCTGACGCTTTCCACACGCGAGCAGCATATACGCCGTGAGAAGGCGACGTCTAACATCTGCACCAACCAAGGCCTGATCGCTCTTGCCGCGACCATTTATATGGAAGCGATGGGTAAGAAAGGCCTGCAGGAAGTTGCCGAACAGAACGCGCAAAAAGCCGCGTATGCAAGAAAGAAGATCGCCGAGATCGATGGCTATGATATCGCTTTCTCGGCACCGACTTTCAATGAGTTTGTTGTACGCGGACCGAAACCCGCGGCCGAGTTGTTGGGATCGATCCGTCAGAATGGCATTATCGGCGGGCTCGCCCTCTCAAAGTATTACACAGGCCACGAGAACGACTTTCTCGTTTGTGTCACCGAAACCAGCAAGCGCGAACAGATCGATCGATTTGTCGCGTTGCTCTCGTAG
- a CDS encoding aminotransferase class V-fold PLP-dependent enzyme — MSIITNFPDIDRRRFLRSAGKGLGLMALSSTAVASLFENIKAAGKAVDHLSPLEAAMNEDYWANIQQAFSVTRGIINLNNGGVSPSPRIVTEAFVRYTWQQEDATAYTMWQILEPQSETIRTGLAEMFGCDAEEIAITRNASESLEILLMGLDLRSGDEILTTTQDYPRMITTLRQRELREGLKLNLIKIPLAPKNVDDIASAFERAITPRTKLILVSHQINLTGQIVPVRKVCEMARSKGIETIVDGAHSFAQFDFKRDDLGCDYYGTSLHKWLYAPKGTGLLYVKKDKIAKVWALMASEDKNRSDIRKFEEIGTHSAAMRLAIGEAILFHNAIGGKRKEERLRYLSRYWMNRLKDVPGVGFNTSFDPTQYCAIANFKIDGVDPVKLGSYLMSKHKIFTTPIEHEEFSGIRITPNVYTTIWELDRFCSLVEEVAKTGLPKT, encoded by the coding sequence ATGTCGATCATCACGAACTTTCCTGACATCGATCGACGTCGCTTTTTGAGATCGGCAGGAAAGGGCCTGGGCCTTATGGCCTTGTCTTCAACCGCAGTTGCATCGCTCTTTGAAAACATCAAGGCAGCCGGAAAGGCGGTCGACCATCTTTCGCCGCTTGAAGCCGCGATGAACGAGGATTATTGGGCGAACATTCAGCAAGCTTTTTCTGTCACTCGCGGGATCATTAACCTGAATAACGGCGGCGTAAGCCCGAGTCCGCGAATCGTAACAGAGGCATTTGTTCGCTACACCTGGCAGCAGGAGGACGCAACCGCCTATACGATGTGGCAGATCCTCGAACCACAGTCTGAAACGATCCGGACCGGCCTTGCCGAAATGTTCGGCTGCGACGCCGAAGAGATCGCGATCACGCGTAATGCTTCCGAATCCCTTGAGATCTTGTTGATGGGACTCGATCTCAGATCGGGAGATGAGATCTTGACCACGACTCAGGATTATCCGCGAATGATCACGACGCTCAGACAGCGTGAACTTCGCGAAGGCCTGAAACTGAATCTGATCAAGATACCGTTAGCCCCGAAGAACGTTGACGACATCGCATCGGCGTTCGAACGTGCGATAACGCCGCGAACCAAACTCATCCTGGTTTCTCATCAAATAAATCTGACCGGCCAGATCGTCCCCGTTCGCAAGGTGTGCGAGATGGCTAGATCTAAAGGCATCGAGACGATCGTTGACGGTGCTCATTCGTTCGCTCAGTTCGATTTTAAACGAGACGATCTCGGCTGTGATTATTACGGCACGTCGCTTCACAAGTGGCTTTATGCTCCCAAGGGAACTGGATTGCTGTATGTCAAGAAGGATAAGATCGCCAAGGTGTGGGCGTTGATGGCGAGCGAGGACAAGAACCGCAGCGACATTCGCAAGTTTGAAGAGATCGGAACTCATTCGGCGGCGATGCGATTGGCGATCGGCGAAGCGATCTTGTTTCACAATGCGATCGGAGGCAAACGAAAGGAAGAGCGGCTTCGTTATTTGTCGCGATATTGGATGAACCGTTTGAAGGATGTTCCCGGGGTTGGTTTCAATACTTCGTTCGACCCCACACAATACTGCGCGATCGCAAATTTCAAGATCGACGGTGTCGACCCTGTGAAGCTGGGAAGTTATCTGATGTCGAAGCACAAGATATTTACCACGCCGATCGAACACGAAGAATTTTCCGGCATTAGGATCACCCCTAATGTTTATACGACCATCTGGGAACTCGACAGATTCTGCAGTTTGGTCGAAGAGGTCGCAAAAACCGGCCTGCCGAAGACATAA
- a CDS encoding thioesterase family protein, whose translation MGPRFEKLFEAGWRHVDPNGHVANMVYLEYAVDTRIAFFASQGFPPGDFGRLGFGPVIKSDFVEYFREVKMLDKISVTMENGGVSPDSSRFRVVNNFYMHDGTHAARVTSVGGWLGLKERKLVEPPEKLKDAWNQLVKTEDFEELRSSIKR comes from the coding sequence ATGGGACCTAGATTTGAAAAGTTATTCGAGGCTGGTTGGCGTCATGTCGATCCGAATGGTCACGTAGCGAACATGGTCTATCTCGAATATGCCGTCGATACGCGGATCGCCTTCTTTGCATCGCAGGGCTTCCCGCCCGGAGATTTTGGCCGGCTTGGGTTCGGGCCGGTGATCAAGAGCGATTTCGTCGAGTATTTCCGCGAAGTGAAAATGCTTGACAAGATCTCGGTCACAATGGAGAACGGCGGAGTCAGTCCGGATTCGTCGAGGTTCCGCGTAGTGAACAACTTTTATATGCATGACGGGACACACGCGGCCAGAGTTACGAGTGTTGGCGGTTGGCTCGGGTTGAAAGAGAGAAAACTGGTCGAGCCGCCTGAAAAGCTAAAGGACGCGTGGAATCAATTGGTCAAGACCGAGGATTTTGAAGAACTTAGATCGAGCATTAAACGATAG